DNA sequence from the Candidatus Poribacteria bacterium genome:
ACCCCAACAGCGGACGCTTTTGAACTCTTCGTCCCACAGATTTGGCCGAGAGAAGGGTACACCGTTCCTGATACAATTGCTACCACGATTGACACTGAAATCGGTTCATTCCTTCAAAATCCGGCTCGCGATGCGCTTGGGCAAATGGACGATGATACCTATTTCGAGGTGCTTGACTACCACCATCAGCGTCTCGCGGATGTCGCGACGCACCTCGCAACAAACAACGATTGGGATGTCCTAATGGTCGAAAGCCATGCCCCGGACTACGCCAGCCATTTCTTCCTCAGTCAAGCAGATGAAATCAGCGGTGCAGCGCCTGAGACAATTGATCGGTGTCGTGAGGGATTACGACGGACGTATGAATCTGTGGACCGGATGATTGGGCGACTGATGGAACACGCCGATGAAGAGACCGTAGTTCTTGTCTGTTCCGACCACGGCGGCACCCCTAACCAATTCCGTGCTATAGATATCGAAGAGGTGCTCGAAGAAACCGGATTCATCGTTAAAGACGAAAACGGGGCGATAGACTGGACAAAGACACGAGCGGTCAATGTCGGATTAGTACATATCTTCATCAACTTAGCTGGACGTGAACCGGATGGAATCGTGGCACCTGAGGACTACGAAGCAACGCAACGTGAACTCATCGCAGCATTGCATACCTATAAGGACGAGAAGACCGGCCGACATCCCTTTACATTGGCTGTGACACGAGCAGATGCGGAGATGTTTAACTTACACGGGGATTTAGTCGGTGATGTTGTCTACGCGCTTCGACCAGAGTTCGATGGTGCGCACGGCAAACAGCTGCCCTCCGTGAGTTTCGGTATCGGCGGGCAGCACTCTACATTTATGCTATCGGGGGCTGGGGTTCGACAAGGGGTAGCATTGCAGCGGCAGGTTCGTGTTGTTGATGTCACACCGACGCTCTGCTATCTACTGGGGCTGCCAATGCCTGACAATGTGGAGGGGGGTGTCGTTTACGAGGCGTTAGAGGATCCAAATTGGCATTTGACTCAACTTGCGGAATAGCCATCAGCCGTCAGTAAAGAAGCGTATGGTAGCGAAAATCGCTCGGTTACGCTTGTGTCTTCCACTGACAGTTGACTGCTTCTTTGCTGATAACTATTCTTAGCCGATATTACATTTCTCGTGTAACTCTTCTAAGGTATATGTGTTGATGACTTCGTTCTTTGTCAACCACCCGCGACGTGCGACATTCAACCCAAATTGGCGGCGCGCGAATAGCCCGATGTCATGTGCATCGGTGTTGACTGCTAAAAGCACCCCTGCTTTTTTTGCCATACGTACAAATTCAGGATCGAGGTCCAATCGGCTCGGCGAGCCGTTAATTTCCAAAACTGTTTGATGCTCCGCAGCAGCTTCTATAATCTCCTCAATATTCAGCGGATACATTGGTCTACGTCCGCGCAATCTCCCTGTTGGATGACCGATGATGTTAACAAATGGATTTTCGATCGCACGGACGATGCGCTGTGTCATCTCTGCTTCGGAGAGTGTGAAATGACTGTGAACGCTTGCGACGACAATATCAAGCTGCGCTAAAACTTCATCAGGATAATCCAACTCACCGTACCGTCGAATATCTACCTCAGAACCTACGAGGAGTGTGATACCCTCAACCTCTGCATCCAATTCGCGAACCCGCGCTACCTGTTCCAGAAGCCTCTCCCGATCTAAGCCGTTTGCAACGGTAGAGGAAACAGAATGGTCGGTGATAGCAAAGTACTCAAGCCCCTCCGCTTTCGCCGCAGCCACCATATCTTGGAGTGTATTTCGTCCGTCACTCCAATCGGTGTGTGCATGTAAGTCGCCTCGTAAATCCGTGAACTCAACGAGTTTTGGCAAAGCACCCGCTTTCGCCGCAGCCACTGAGGCACCGTCCTGTCGAAGTTCCGCGGGAATATAGGCGAGCCCGAGTTTTTCGTATATTCTCTCTTCCGTCATATCACGCGCTTCATGCCAAAAACCGGTCAGCTCCAGAAAACCGTTATCAGAAAGCGCGTCAATGTGAGCGTCTGTCGCTGTTGTCAAGAAGAGCGTCGCTTCATAGGTAGCAGCAGTACACAGATAGACGGATACCGGAAAATCTCTGTCAATATAAAATTGAATCACAGGTAGCGTGTCACGAACGTCCCCCGTCAGTTCGCGCTGGCTTTCTTCAAAATGGCTGTCGGTTAAGAGGTTTTCTGGTGAAGGGGCATCCTCTTGCTGATTGCTGTCGACTGACGGCTGATCGCTATTTTTGCTGTCATATCGGTACTGAATTTGGCTGTCCGTTTTGAAAACAATCGGGTTCTCCGGCGTTAGAATAGCGTTTAGTGGCTCAAGAAGTGCTTGTAGCGGCGCAGACACGATGCCACTTTCAAATTGAAACGTGCCTTCATCTTCATATTCAACAATCAACGCTATACTTTGACATACCTCTTCGTGCCGCCGTAAATCACCTGTCCATTGGTAACGTTTTATCCAACCATCATTTATCAATAGCGTCAGATGATCGGAAATGTTTTGGACAGTGGGTAAAATTTGCAATAGCGGACGTTTGTTCCGTTGTTCTGTCTGAAACGCCAGACTCTCAGTTATCATCCGGAGCTTTTTCCGTCCGATACCCTTCACGCGCCTCATCTGTCCGTTTTCAATTAAGACTCGGAGGTCCTCGATATTCCTGATACCGAGTTCTTGATAAAATCTGCCAACGATTTTTACACCGACCCCTCGAAGATTGAGCAATTCAAGGATTTCTGTTCCCATTTCTGCGGTGAGTTCATCATAGAATTTGCAGCGTCCGGTTTCCAACATTTCAACGGTCTTGTCTTCAATGGCTTTCCCAATACCGGGTGTTGCTCGGAGTCTTTTTACTGCCTCTCTATTGTATCCCGGTGTATTTTGTTGGGAATCTTTGGAAGCCAATTCATCGGGGAATTCTTCAATGATATCGGCGGCTCGTTCATAAATCCGAGAGCGAAAAGCATTTTCACCGCGAATTTGTAGCAGGGATCCGATAGCTCGAAATATAGCACTGATCTCATGATTTGTCATATTTTTAATTTTCCTTGCGGTTCGGTCAGGTGGGTTTTATGCCTGAAGTGCCTCTCTGTATATCCGCCTGCGTGTTTTTGCTTGGGGTGTTTTGGCATGGATATTTCTGCGTATTGTTGCAGGCTATCACATGTCTGCTGCTTACGTGATCGGTTTAGGCTGCTACACCAACTTCCGCTGCGCGACAAAACCGGCAAGGAACCCAATTACCATTTCTCCGATAACAATCAGAATAGATTGATAGATCGTAAGGAAATTGACTGTCCCTAATTGGGATTCGAAGATATAAAACATTCCGTAAAAGCAGCCAAGTCCACACAATGCGCCAAGACCGCCAAGGAAAAATCCATGAATAACAAAAGGAACGAAGAGATAATGGCGGGACATGCCGAGAAGTTTCATGAGGGATATCTCTTCGGCACGAGCGATCGCTGTTTTGTTGATAACAGAACTGATAATGAACCAGATGACGACAACTGCTATTCCGATGGCGATGAGAGTCGTACGCTCTGAATCGCGTAAACGATCCTTCAACTGCCCCTGCCCTGTCAAGAGCACATCCTCAATTTCGCTGTGGGCTTTAATATCCAACACAATCTGCTCTAAAGTTTTACGCGTTATCAAGTCTTCGTCCACATAAATTTTGAGGGATGCCGGAAATGGATTTACGCCTCTGGTCTCTGCGAATGCCTCCTTAATGAGGATACCCAAATCTTGGAACTGGGTTTCACCACGGGCGAGGCTTTCTGCCTTTGAAGCGTAATTGACAGCGAGTACCCGTCCATTTTTTTCTATCTGGCTCACCAAGGTGCGTCCGGTTGACTCATCAACACTGTCTTTTAGAAACGCGATAAGGGTAGGGGCATGGCTTTTAAACTCAGACTGCTGTAGTATAAACGAATGGTTCAATAGTAAGGTAGCAAGTAAGACAGTGATGAAACCGATGCCAAAGAAACTCATCACACTTGCATTGCCAGCACGAGCTATATGGGATATGGCATTCTTAAGATGATAACGCATTTTTTGTAGTTATCGGTTGTCAGTTGTCGGTTGGAACAGCCACTTGATTAAACGTGAGTTTGGTTTATAATAAATTGTCGGAAACCAAAATGTACGATTTCAAACAATATTCGCTCCGAAAACCGCCACATCGCTGGCGAGGTTTCCTAACCTCGCCTATTATCAAACTTACGTTGATTAAACAAAGCACCTCTTAACTGAAAACCGATGACCGATGACCGATGACTATTCAATGGATGCCGCCATCCCGTAGTTCAATAATCCGCTTATTACATTTCTCAGCGAGTGTTCGGTCGCTCGTGGAGACGAAGATAGTCATCCCCTGGAAGTTAAGCGCATCAAGAAGTGCCATCACCTCAAGTGAAAGACGCAAATCTAAGCCTTCCGTTGGAGCATCCGCAAGTAGTAACAAAGGATTGTTGATAATTGCTCTCGCTATAGCAAGACGACGTCGCTCGTTGCCAGATATTTCTGATGGGAGGGCATTGTGATGGTGATAGAGTCCCATCTGGTTCAGGAGTTTATCGACATTTTCCGTAATCAGCTGCGTGGGGGTCCCTATCAACCGCTGTGGCAGTGCCAAATTTTCTCGAATTGTTTTGTTTTCTAAGAACTTGAAATCTTGGAAGACGATCCCTATCTTCTGCCGAAAGTAAGGGAGACTGACTTTGTCTAACCTCGCAAGTTGTTGTCCAACGACACTCAGATCACCGCCGACTGGGTCTAAATCCGCATATAACAGCCGCGATAGTGTGGTCTTGCCAGAACCGCTTGGACCAACGAGAAATACAAATTCGCCGCGCTCCACGCGTAGGCTCACCTTCTCAAGCACGCTAAGTTCGTTATAGCTGAAACTGACCTGGTGCAACTGTATCATTTTTTATAGTTTTCGGCTCGAACCCGCAACTCGTGCTTTGCTGTCTTGTATCGGAGTCGAGTTGAGGGTTCGGGTTTTCGGTTTCCATCAGTAAGAGTAATTATCGAAGCCATCGACTTTCGACTTTTGGCGTATTGGCTATCGGCTATTTCTGCCGACTGCCGATGGCTATTTTCTATAGTCACAATTTGCTGTGTGACAGATGAGACGCTTAGTTCCGGCTTCGCTATCTTTCGATTTTTCCGTCTTTTCAATGAGAAATGGCGCGTTGCATTTCGGACAAGGCTCTGGCACAGGTTTATCCCACGTCGAGAATTCGCATTTCGGATAGTTGCTGCAGCCATAAAAGACCTTTCCACGTCGGCTACGGCGTTCACCAAGGTAGCCCTCACACTCAGTCTCTGGGCAGTCAACTCCCATTGGAATCGGCTTTGCGTTTTTACATTTTGGGTATCCACTGCACGACAAGAATTTGGCACCCGCACGGCTTACTCTCACAACCATCGGTTTATCACACTTGTCACAGGCAATGTCGGTCGGCTCCGGTTCCGCAGTAGGTGCGTCCTCCGCAGATGTTAAACGCTTGATATTCTGACATTCCGGATAATTGGCACAGCCGAGAAAGCGTCCATATCTGCCCCACTTGATGATCATATTGCCCCCACACTTTTCACACTTCTCGTCCGATTGCTCTTCCATCGCCTTTCGGGCTTCGTACATCTTATCGGGAGCTTCCTGCAGTGCCGTTTGGAAGTCAGGGTAAAACTGACCTAATGTCTCTACCCACTTAATTTTTCCATCAGCGATCACATCAAGTTGATCTTCCATTTTTGCTGTGAATTCAACGTCGACGATGTTGGGAAATCCATGTTTCAGGAGTTCGTTAACAAGCCTTCCAACATCTGTAGGCGTAAGCCGGCCACGTTCTTTGGAGACGTATCCTCTGTCCTGAATTGTTGATAGAATAGAGGCGTAGGTACTCGGACGTCCGATTTCCTTCGCTTCCAGCATTTTCACAAGCGTAGCTTCACTGTAACGAGCGGGGGGTTGCGTAAAATGCTGTTTCGGTTCTAATTTACGTAAGTCAAGTGTGTCCCCTTCTTTAACGTCGGGCAAGTTGATCGCCTCTTCATCCGATTCGCGTTCATCGGTAACAGGATCATCTTTACCTTCCATATAGACGCGCCTGAATCCTTGAAATTTCATCACTGAACCGGTGGCGCGGAACAGATAAGTGCCTGCTTGGATGTCAATTGTTGTGCCGTCGAAAATAACTGGATTCATCTGACACGCTATAAACCGCATCCAAATTAGTTCATAAAGTCGGTACTGATCTTTACTCAAATATGGCTTCAAGTCTGCCGGCGTTCGCAACGGTAGGGTCGGGCGAATCGCTTCGTGTGCATCTTGCGCACCTCTTTTGCTCCGGTAATTCACCGCACGATTGGGTAAATATTCTTCACCGTATGTTTCTTTGATGTATGCGCGTGCTGCCTGAAGTGCTTCCTGAGCAACCCGTGTCGAATCGGTACGCATGTAGGTAATGAGCCCGACGGATCCTTCGCTGCCAATCTCCAGTCCTTCGTAGAGTTGTTGCGCAATGAGCATCGTCTTTTTGGCAACAAAGCGGAGTTTCCGAGACGCTTCCTGTTGTAAGGTACTCGTGATAAACGGTGGGACAGGTCTCTGTCTTCGTTCACGTTTTTGGACTTTTTCAACGAGATATTTCTGGGGCTGTGCATCCGCCGCGAGTTCTTTGGCACGCGTTTCGTCTATACGGAACCCGTAATTATTGATTTCGCCCTTCTTTTTCCCAATTTTGTGTAACTTCGCTGGGAAGAGATGCTGAACCTTGGTCGGTGTCAATGTAGCTGTGAGTGTCCAGTATTCTTCTGATTTAAACGCCTCTATTTCTGCTTCGCGCTCGCAAATCAGGCGTACTGCAACGGATTGAACTCTCCCAGCACTGAGACCGGGTTTAACACTACGCCACAGGATAGGGCTAATTTGGTATCCAACGAGCCTATCCAAGACGCGACGCGCCTGTTGCGCATCAACGAGTGCCATATCAATATCGCCAGGTTTTTGGATTGCTTCTAAAATTGCGTTTTTGGTGACTTCGTTGTAGGTGATCCGGTAGATGGGCTTCTTTGTTTTCTTGAGTTCCTCAGAAAGGTGCCAACAAATAGCTTCGCCTTCCCGATCTGGATCCGCGGCAAGATAGATATTATCGACCTTACGCGCTTCGCTTTGGAGGGATTTCACGACCTTCCCTTTTCCCCGAATCAAGACGTATTTCGGAGCAAAGGCGTTCTCAATATCAACACCGAGTTCCTTTGGAGGGAGATCCCGGATATGCCCAACAGAGGATTCAACGACGTAATCCCTTCCTAAGATCTTTTTAATAGTCTTCGCTTTCGCCGGCGATTCAACAACGACGAGTGACTTTGGCATGGTTCATTCCTATGTGTATGTATATTTAAATTGCTAAGGGCACCGATATAGTATACTCGGTTTTCAATGCCGTATTAGCGTTCTCGTCAAAAGCGAAATGTGTAAGGTGTAAGATGCGGTACACTGGAGCGGATTTTTTCTGTACCCCGCACTGAAGTCATAATTACACATCTCTATTAACGTTCATAGTTATTAACGGTTTCATGTCCCGCTCATTCGTCCATTTGCGGTAGAAGGCACAAATTTTATTTTTGGATGGGGAAAGAAGAGAGAAGACAGGTAACATACTTTAGGCGGCGAAGGCAATCAAATCTATAAGCATCTGACGCATATCCGCCCGGTGAACGATCGAATCGATGAATCCATGTTCCAGCAACGATTCTGCTTTTTGGAAGTTTTCTGGGAGTTCCTCACGGAGGCTGGCAACGGCTAACGGACCCGCGAAACCGATCCGAGCCCCCGGTTCAGCAACGATTACATCGCCGAGAGACGTGTAACTGGCAGTCGCACCACCAAACGTTGGATCGGTCACAACGGAGATATAAAAGACTCCCGATTTGGCGTACGCTGCACAAGCGGCAGCGGTTTTTGCCATCTGCATCAAGGCAAGCGTGCCTTCTTGCATCCGCATCCCACCACTCACCGAAACAATTACTAACGGCAACTGGTTTTCAAGGGCACGTTCAATACATCGGGTAACCTTTTCACCGATAACAGAACCACATGTGCCCCCTATAAATCCGACATCGCCAATTGCAAGAGCAGTCGGATAACCACCAATATTGGCTATGCCAGAGAGCATCTCCGATCTGAGTCCCGTTTTTGCGACATCTCTTTCGAGTTTTTGCGGGTATTCTGGGAATTCCAGCGAATCAATAGAGTAAAGATTGGCATCGTATTCCTCAAAACTGTCCGCATCTATAATGAGGTTGAGTCGCTCGTGAGCACTCATATAGTGATGGTAATCGCAGTGGGGGCAGACCTTGAGATTGTTAGTGAATGCCTCTATCACGATCTGTGCATCGCAATTTCTGCATGGAATTGTTTTTGAAGTTTCAGACATTTTTTATTCACACAGCGGGGTTAAAAATCCCCTACAGAAAAAAATGGAAATAGGCGAGGTGTTTTGCTTGGATGTTATTCCCAGAATACCTCGCCCAATGAAAAAATAAGTTGCGAATTTCAGTTTAACGTCCCGCTTTCAGGCTGCCCCAGGTTGTAGAGAGTTTTCCAATCGCTTCAACAGCGAGCGCATCTACGCCCTGGTCCATGAACGTATTGATCTCATCCTCACTCAGTGCACGATTCCAGAGACGGACCTCGTCAATAATTCCAGCGAAGACGTAGTTGAGACGCTCACAATCCTGTCCAATCCGCCACGGATCATCGTTGGCTGCAAGCTTGCCGGGGACATCCCCTTCAGCTTCTTCCTTGCCATCAATGTAGATTATGCCCTTCTTGGTATCGTTGGTGAAAGCAATATGGATAAATTTCTCGGTGTCAGGCAGACCGGTCGAAATATCGTTGCGACCTGCTTCGGTTTCAAAACGGAGTTTGAAGGTGCCACCTTCACTAAACAATCCGTATTGAACCCGACCGCCGCAACCGCCATGAACCGATTTACCGACAATCTGGCGCGTACCGTTCCAATGCTCGGCGTTAACCCACGCCATAAACGTCATTTCATCCACATTTAACTTCGGAGTGCTTTCAACAGTGACAAATACGTCGCTGCCTTCACCGCCAAATTCCAACGCCTTTCCGAATTTGCCATCAACCCACGTGGGGTTGTCAATTACACCGTGATGTTCGTTTCCGCTAAGATCTTCCGCTTCGTCCCCTTTGCCTTCGTCATAAGCGTGGTAAACCACCAATCCATCCAAAAATTCTGCTGGACCGATGGACATAGCGAAGGGGGCTACCATCAAGAGTAGTGTGATGGATAAACAAATAGATAGTTTCATTGTTAGATTTTCCTCCCTATTAGGTGAAGATGAGGTGTTTTCAATGAGAATAGGGGCTACAGGTTTCCTAAAAACTTGTAGATAACGTGAGTTTGATAAAAGTGTCACGTAGGGTTTCGCTACCATTATTGACACAGAAAGTGCTTGAAAAACGCCCCGTCTCTCCGCATTCTGCGATTTTTTCGGCGTATTTACCGCTCTACCTAGGGGAAACACCCAAGCAAAAACACCTACAGATTTATTTTCAAACTGGCGTTAGATAACAAGTTGGGTTATTATAACAAACAGAGAAACACCTGTCAAGAAAAAATGTTAGGAAGAAGAAGTCGGGATTCGGAGATCCCTCCTACAGCAGGAAATAGCGGAGAGATAGACATCAGATGTTCAAGCCGAGTTGACTGCTCAGTTCCATCAAGCGTTTATTAATTCCGGTCTTATCAATCCGATTGCCCTCTATAAATTCTTGGTATGGCGGTAACAGTCCGTCTGGGATCATGATCCGGGAATTCGCCTCTCGTAACGCTAACAATCCCATGAAAAGCTGCATTTCCGGCGAGTAGTCGGGTATGAAGTCATCCAACGCCTGACGGAGTTCGGCTTCGGTGAAGGGGTCGCGCCCGTCGAGTTTTGCGATGTTACTCGCGCGTTGGACAATCAAGAACAGGTCCCGCCACGTCAATCCATCTGTTTCTGAATCTCCGACAAGTGCCCGGAAGTTAAGTTGATCGGTGGCTTGTCCTTGACAAAATATCTTTAAAATTTCCATCCTACCTTCAGCAGTTGGGGGTAGCATGATTAATTTGGTATCGAAGATACCATATCGTCGAAAGATCTGCGGCATCAAGTCGGGACGGCATGAGGTGCCGACCCATATCACTCTCCCGTGCAAAGATGGATCGCTAATAGCGTTTATGAGGTTCTGCGGAAATGTCTGCTGTTCTTCGGGATTCATTGGGGTATACGGTGGCACTTGTTCAATCTCATCCATAAAGACAACCGTCGGTGAAATACCGCGGATGAAATTGATAGCGGCATTAAGATTCCGTTCGTAGGTGTTTCCATTCTCATTGATATTTATTGTTATCTCGCCGACCTGATTAGCATAGCGGAGTTGGACGAGGGTCATGTTCGTCTCACCAGCGAGTACCTTTGCAGCGTAAGCCTTGCTGGTCCCTGGCGGCCCGAGTAAAAGAATGCCTCGTGGCACGCGTCGCAAGTCCCGATGTCTCATACCATTCGCTATATCCCAAATTGCCCTCATGACGTACCAACCCTCGTCAGAAGGACCCCTTTCAGTTTCCACCAGTTCAAGGACTCCGTGGCTGAAAGTCTTAATGCTCTCACGTCGGTATCTCACAAGCGGTTCACCGCCCATCTTCTGTCGTGCAGACTCTGCCTGTTTCACAACATCGTGAATGCCGAAGAGGTTCAGTCCTACTGTCTCGCGGGCGAGGGACTCTCTGTCATGCTCGTTTCCAAGGCTTGCCCGCATTTGAGACGGCGGATCTGAGATGGTATGGAGATATTCAATGAAATGGAGACGTTGATCGTAGTCTGGAAATGGAACTTCTATCAGCGGAATCTCCGGATTTACAGTGAGATTTGAATGGATATCAAATGTGTTATGAGTGAGGAGCAGAATGATATGTTTGCGTCTGCGAATTTCTAAATCGGATGCCCAATTCTGCATCTGGTTGAAAAAGCGTTGTAAAACATCGTTAGAGGCACTGCTCAACGAAGGATCGTTTGGTGCAAGTTGCTCCAGAAAATTAATAACCAAGCCAATCCGCGCTCTGTCTTGCCGTAAAAGATGGTTCAATCTCTCTTGCAATTCCTCTGAGGGGGCGGGGTCTGTCTGCATGACCGGATCTTCATGAGGTTTATCGAATGCCAAAGTGGCATTAATTCTTCGGCGTGCGACCAGCGGATCTACCTCTTGCGCATCGAGATTTGCGTCTTCAACTTCCCGAAAACGCCGAAGCGTCTGAAGCCATGTTGCTATGCTCTGGAAATGAAAAGCACCGGTTTTCTCATATTTCGGGACAACCCCCAGCATTTTTTGGGTCGCTCGCCACCGCCCAATATTAGGTAAATGAATGCCTTGTGATGTGTTATATCCCATGACGAGTTCACAACCTAAAACGTTGAGCTGCTCCATGAGATATTCATGGGTAGGCAAGTAGCCGTAGACCTCATCATATAGCAGGTCCTGGACGTTAAAGTGGAGGAGAAATTGGTGTGCAGACCCAGCATCGCAGTGTCTTTTTATCTGTTCCCAAAACATTTTTTAATTTTACCTTGCGGAGAAATGATATGATTTTGAGCCTTTGATGCCCATTTCTTAAATCCGCCTGTGTCGTTGTTGCAGGCTACCTTTGAGTTTTCAGGATTTTTGATTTTACCTTGCAGGGAAATTGAGTGGGTTTCAAATTTGATAGTTTTTTCTTAAATCTAAAAAAATACCGGATATGGGCTGGGGATAGACCATATCCATTCCTTGTATTACATTGCAAAAACCCCTCCACTTCGTTACGGGCTAAGGAGTTTTATCATCAAAAGAGGAAGGCGCGCGTGGGAGGCGCGCCTACGATGTTTTTAGTGAGCAGTTTTGATGCCGCCCCAAGTGGTGGCTAATTTCGCGCGAGGATCAACAGACACATCTAAGTCTTGTGCACTAAGGATTTCGTCAGCACTCAAAGCACGGTTCCAGAGAGAGACCTCGTCTATGATGCCCGCGAAAACATAATTGAGACGTTCACAATCTTGTCCGATCCGCCACGGATCGTCGTTAGCATTCAGTTCACCCGGCACTTCACCATCCACAACGGCTTCAGCGTTGATGTAGATTGTTGCTGTTTCGCCATCGTTGGTAAAAGCAACGTGAACCCACTCGCCTGTCGGTGGAAGATCGGTTGTGATGTCGGCTCTACCGCTTCCGGTTTCAAAACGAAGTTTGAAAACCCCACCTTCGCTGAATAGACCGTATTGCGTTCTACCCGCACACCCACCGTGAACGGATTTACCAACAATCTGACGCGTGCCATTCCAGTGGTCGGCGTTAATCCATGCTGCAAACGAACACTCGTTCACGTTCAAGACATCCGTGCTTTCAACAGTAACGAACACGTCGCTGCCGTCGCCACCAAACTGAAGAGCCTTTCCACTGTATCCGTCTACCCAATCTGGGTTAGAAATTTCACCATCGTGTCCGTTACCGCTCGTGTCTCCAGCGAGTGTGCCTTCTCCTTCATCGTAAGAGTGATGTAGGACAAGCCCATCTGTGAGAGCTGCCGAGACGAATGGTGTGAATAGCATTGTCAGTGCTACCGAGAGAGACACAATCCCATAGAATGAGAATCTGCCAGTCAATATTGCGTTCTTCATATTTTGCCTCCTATCAAAAAATATAAGACATTATAACAGGTTTTCGTGATTCTGTCAAAGGAAAAAAATTGTGTGTCCGTTTTTGTCTTGACGACCGAACGAAATCCTGCTAAAGTGAAGCGTAGGCAGTTATGGCGGTGGCTCTAATTATAATTCAGATTCCTTTGGCGAACCTTCTTAAACATAAGCCAAATCGCATAGCCCGTAATGAAATGGAGGGCGGATACTGACGAAGGAACGTCAAGTACCCATCTCACGTTGTTTAACCGCAAGGTAAATTAAGAATATGAGAAAAACACGGGGCGATTTAACCCGAGGGAGTCTCCTAAGACACCTGCTACGGCTGTCAGGACCGATCATACTCAGCTACATGCTGCAAGAGGCATTCAACATCGTCGACATGATCTTCGTTGGAAGGCTCGGTGCTGGCGCGATAGCGGCTGTCGGGGTGAGCGGAAACTTAATCCGATTAATC
Encoded proteins:
- a CDS encoding alkaline phosphatase family protein translates to MAKRTQHAPAKRAIIIGMDGASMELVKNMIDWGHTPNMATLLQNGVYRPMIGVFPTLTPPGWTALSTGSWPGTHKVMDFNIRAVGERLDKTVWGINTGLCQSEYLWNLVERVGGKPILVKWEMSWPPTVTTGIQVEGTGPGVSNHHQVAGYHLFVAGKWAARPIGGQRDPETLDPSALQGVQHIDPVTIEPIEEGEWDALPDSTAPVREVELTIQPLARGREDVMPSIYSKSEVSSDTSGQNAGRIPKPFYGLIYASGDNGYDRVRICRSRSGDDAVADLGVSEWSEWWLDTFEIEAAEVEGYVRMKLVTLTPTADAFELFVPQIWPREGYTVPDTIATTIDTEIGSFLQNPARDALGQMDDDTYFEVLDYHHQRLADVATHLATNNDWDVLMVESHAPDYASHFFLSQADEISGAAPETIDRCREGLRRTYESVDRMIGRLMEHADEETVVLVCSDHGGTPNQFRAIDIEEVLEETGFIVKDENGAIDWTKTRAVNVGLVHIFINLAGREPDGIVAPEDYEATQRELIAALHTYKDEKTGRHPFTLAVTRADAEMFNLHGDLVGDVVYALRPEFDGAHGKQLPSVSFGIGGQHSTFMLSGAGVRQGVALQRQVRVVDVTPTLCYLLGLPMPDNVEGGVVYEALEDPNWHLTQLAE
- a CDS encoding PHP domain-containing protein, whose protein sequence is MTNHEISAIFRAIGSLLQIRGENAFRSRIYERAADIIEEFPDELASKDSQQNTPGYNREAVKRLRATPGIGKAIEDKTVEMLETGRCKFYDELTAEMGTEILELLNLRGVGVKIVGRFYQELGIRNIEDLRVLIENGQMRRVKGIGRKKLRMITESLAFQTEQRNKRPLLQILPTVQNISDHLTLLINDGWIKRYQWTGDLRRHEEVCQSIALIVEYEDEGTFQFESGIVSAPLQALLEPLNAILTPENPIVFKTDSQIQYRYDSKNSDQPSVDSNQQEDAPSPENLLTDSHFEESQRELTGDVRDTLPVIQFYIDRDFPVSVYLCTAATYEATLFLTTATDAHIDALSDNGFLELTGFWHEARDMTEERIYEKLGLAYIPAELRQDGASVAAAKAGALPKLVEFTDLRGDLHAHTDWSDGRNTLQDMVAAAKAEGLEYFAITDHSVSSTVANGLDRERLLEQVARVRELDAEVEGITLLVGSEVDIRRYGELDYPDEVLAQLDIVVASVHSHFTLSEAEMTQRIVRAIENPFVNIIGHPTGRLRGRRPMYPLNIEEIIEAAAEHQTVLEINGSPSRLDLDPEFVRMAKKAGVLLAVNTDAHDIGLFARRQFGLNVARRGWLTKNEVINTYTLEELHEKCNIG
- a CDS encoding permease-like cell division protein FtsX → MRYHLKNAISHIARAGNASVMSFFGIGFITVLLATLLLNHSFILQQSEFKSHAPTLIAFLKDSVDESTGRTLVSQIEKNGRVLAVNYASKAESLARGETQFQDLGILIKEAFAETRGVNPFPASLKIYVDEDLITRKTLEQIVLDIKAHSEIEDVLLTGQGQLKDRLRDSERTTLIAIGIAVVVIWFIISSVINKTAIARAEEISLMKLLGMSRHYLFVPFVIHGFFLGGLGALCGLGCFYGMFYIFESQLGTVNFLTIYQSILIVIGEMVIGFLAGFVAQRKLV
- a CDS encoding ATP-binding cassette domain-containing protein, with translation MIQLHQVSFSYNELSVLEKVSLRVERGEFVFLVGPSGSGKTTLSRLLYADLDPVGGDLSVVGQQLARLDKVSLPYFRQKIGIVFQDFKFLENKTIRENLALPQRLIGTPTQLITENVDKLLNQMGLYHHHNALPSEISGNERRRLAIARAIINNPLLLLADAPTEGLDLRLSLEVMALLDALNFQGMTIFVSTSDRTLAEKCNKRIIELRDGGIH
- the topA gene encoding type I DNA topoisomerase yields the protein MPKSLVVVESPAKAKTIKKILGRDYVVESSVGHIRDLPPKELGVDIENAFAPKYVLIRGKGKVVKSLQSEARKVDNIYLAADPDREGEAICWHLSEELKKTKKPIYRITYNEVTKNAILEAIQKPGDIDMALVDAQQARRVLDRLVGYQISPILWRSVKPGLSAGRVQSVAVRLICEREAEIEAFKSEEYWTLTATLTPTKVQHLFPAKLHKIGKKKGEINNYGFRIDETRAKELAADAQPQKYLVEKVQKRERRQRPVPPFITSTLQQEASRKLRFVAKKTMLIAQQLYEGLEIGSEGSVGLITYMRTDSTRVAQEALQAARAYIKETYGEEYLPNRAVNYRSKRGAQDAHEAIRPTLPLRTPADLKPYLSKDQYRLYELIWMRFIACQMNPVIFDGTTIDIQAGTYLFRATGSVMKFQGFRRVYMEGKDDPVTDERESDEEAINLPDVKEGDTLDLRKLEPKQHFTQPPARYSEATLVKMLEAKEIGRPSTYASILSTIQDRGYVSKERGRLTPTDVGRLVNELLKHGFPNIVDVEFTAKMEDQLDVIADGKIKWVETLGQFYPDFQTALQEAPDKMYEARKAMEEQSDEKCEKCGGNMIIKWGRYGRFLGCANYPECQNIKRLTSAEDAPTAEPEPTDIACDKCDKPMVVRVSRAGAKFLSCSGYPKCKNAKPIPMGVDCPETECEGYLGERRSRRGKVFYGCSNYPKCEFSTWDKPVPEPCPKCNAPFLIEKTEKSKDSEAGTKRLICHTANCDYRK